A stretch of the Synechocystis sp. PCC 7338 genome encodes the following:
- a CDS encoding carotenoid oxygenase family protein, protein MTATLSRASWASNFSQNAVEFGRTGLELISGQIPAALKGSLYRNGPGRLSRGREKVGHWFDGDGAILAVHFDEGQAEGLYRYVQTDGYTEEEEAGRYLYGNYGMVDPQGVWRYWKSLFSQNDVLKNAANTSVIALPDRLLALWEAGHPYALDLENLATFGREDFGGAFQPGQPFSAHPLKDPLTGEIFSIGVDFQFNLNLYRLDSQGNLLKHRRLKLSRTPFCHSFCLAGRYLILFLPPITLSQFSLLLGNVAYADALGWDAEDGTKVLVIDRQTLEIVSERETESWFQWHYGNGCELDNGNVRLDFVRFGDFAQTNEYLREVPTGAVQTSTNGQLWQAILNPQTAKIVELTKVLDRSGEFPVVNPQRTGLPWRYTYMALQRPAEILGSQWFGEIARIDYHTGDVITAKLGEHQYPVEPLYIPHPDNGDLGWIITVVYDGDRHGSEMWLWDADNLQEEPICRLALPEVIPFSFHGTWRPA, encoded by the coding sequence ATGACCGCTACCCTCTCTCGGGCCTCTTGGGCCAGCAATTTTAGCCAAAATGCAGTGGAATTCGGCCGCACTGGATTGGAGTTGATTTCAGGACAAATTCCGGCGGCGTTGAAGGGGAGTCTGTACCGCAATGGGCCGGGCCGCCTCAGTCGGGGACGGGAAAAAGTTGGCCATTGGTTTGATGGCGATGGCGCTATCTTGGCAGTGCATTTTGACGAAGGACAGGCTGAAGGTCTGTACCGTTATGTGCAAACCGATGGTTACACAGAAGAAGAAGAGGCTGGGCGTTATCTCTACGGCAACTACGGCATGGTAGATCCCCAAGGGGTTTGGCGTTACTGGAAAAGTTTGTTCAGCCAAAATGATGTGCTGAAAAATGCCGCTAATACCTCCGTGATCGCCCTGCCCGATCGCCTGTTGGCCCTGTGGGAAGCGGGCCATCCCTATGCGTTGGACTTGGAAAATTTAGCTACTTTCGGCCGGGAGGATTTTGGGGGAGCTTTTCAACCGGGCCAGCCTTTTTCTGCCCATCCCCTGAAGGATCCGTTAACGGGGGAAATTTTTAGTATTGGGGTAGATTTTCAGTTCAATCTCAACCTTTACCGTTTAGACAGCCAGGGCAATTTACTCAAACACCGTCGTTTGAAATTAAGCCGCACCCCCTTTTGTCATAGTTTTTGCTTGGCAGGCCGTTATCTGATCCTCTTTTTACCCCCCATTACCCTCAGTCAATTTTCCCTACTGTTGGGCAATGTGGCCTATGCCGATGCCTTAGGCTGGGATGCAGAAGACGGGACAAAAGTCTTAGTGATCGATCGCCAAACGTTGGAAATTGTCAGTGAAAGGGAAACAGAATCCTGGTTCCAATGGCACTATGGCAATGGCTGTGAGTTAGACAATGGCAATGTGAGGCTAGATTTTGTCCGGTTTGGTGATTTTGCCCAAACCAATGAATATTTGCGGGAAGTACCCACCGGAGCGGTCCAAACTTCGACCAATGGGCAACTGTGGCAAGCCATCCTCAATCCTCAAACAGCCAAAATAGTGGAGTTAACTAAGGTGCTAGACCGCAGTGGCGAATTCCCTGTGGTTAATCCCCAACGAACCGGTTTACCCTGGCGCTATACCTATATGGCTTTGCAACGGCCAGCAGAAATCCTTGGTTCCCAATGGTTCGGGGAAATTGCCCGCATTGATTACCACACGGGGGATGTCATCACCGCCAAGCTAGGAGAGCATCAATATCCCGTGGAGCCTCTTTATATTCCCCATCCAGATAACGGCGATCTGGGGTGGATTATCACTGTGGTCTATGACGGCGATCGCCATGGCAGTGAAATGTGGTTGTGGGATGCGGATAATTTGCAGGAAGAACCCATTTGTCGCTTAGCCTTACCAGAGGTGATTCCCTTTAGTTTCCATGGCACCTGGCGACCGGCCTAA
- a CDS encoding AbrB family transcriptional regulator, producing the protein MPNASTALTGKALLNKVKELSHLPRRETAKACGYYSTSKEGQVRVNLTDFYDAVLAAKGVPLDPSGTKDGRGREPTFRVSVHKNGQIVIGSTYTQEMGLKSGDEFEIKLGYKHIHLKQITDSDDEEEV; encoded by the coding sequence ATGCCAAACGCCTCCACCGCACTAACCGGCAAAGCATTACTCAATAAAGTCAAAGAACTATCCCATCTGCCCCGTCGAGAAACAGCGAAAGCCTGTGGTTACTACTCCACTTCCAAGGAAGGACAAGTGCGGGTTAATTTGACCGACTTCTATGACGCAGTTCTAGCGGCCAAAGGGGTTCCCCTCGATCCCTCTGGTACCAAAGATGGTCGGGGTCGTGAACCGACATTCCGAGTTAGTGTACACAAAAATGGGCAAATTGTTATTGGCTCCACCTACACCCAAGAAATGGGTCTGAAGTCCGGTGATGAGTTTGAGATCAAGCTTGGTTACAAGCATATTCACCTGAAGCAAATTACCGATAGCGACGACGAAGAGGAAGTATAA
- a CDS encoding mechanosensitive ion channel family protein, whose protein sequence is MAGSITVVLFVAVAHPQKVPAQEAVDEIPQSSLTAEIQASPQNELFFADVLVRGQSVLEVGSLATLSADDRAQIINRRIASVLAQADSPEAVTVQFDPQREVAVLKINNRILMTVTNQDALDFNVSVETLAEQWATRLNQAFIERPLAIDVLQRLTNTTKQLLRDTINLLPSLLGALVIILLTWIVAKGVRHAGLVWAEKTEGDRSAEILIGRLCYGGVWIIGAVIALTILGLDFATLLGTLGLTSVAIGFSLKDILSNYISGVILLAARPFRIQDQIVVGDYEGTVVQIQLRATTMRTYDGRLVYIPNQVVFQSSIINNTASPIRRSDVMVGVDYDSDLNQVKNLIKEALIPLEGIQLEPAPMVLVHELAASTINLKVRFWVDSRQQSFLQVTSTVTQAVKEKLASAQIEMPTEIYTIMLRESEDSLSPLGLTATE, encoded by the coding sequence ATGGCGGGGAGCATTACCGTCGTCTTGTTTGTGGCAGTGGCCCATCCCCAGAAAGTCCCTGCTCAAGAAGCAGTGGATGAGATTCCCCAATCCTCGTTAACAGCCGAGATTCAGGCATCCCCCCAAAATGAATTATTTTTTGCCGATGTTTTAGTGCGGGGGCAATCCGTTCTTGAAGTGGGAAGTTTAGCTACCCTGAGCGCCGATGATCGGGCCCAGATCATTAATCGCCGCATTGCCAGCGTCCTCGCCCAGGCAGATTCCCCCGAAGCTGTCACTGTACAGTTTGATCCCCAACGGGAAGTGGCAGTTTTAAAAATCAATAATCGTATCTTGATGACGGTCACAAATCAGGATGCCCTCGATTTTAATGTTTCTGTAGAAACCTTGGCTGAACAATGGGCAACCCGTTTAAATCAAGCTTTCATTGAAAGGCCTTTAGCGATTGATGTTTTACAAAGATTAACCAACACAACTAAACAGCTATTAAGGGATACCATCAATCTTTTGCCTTCATTATTGGGGGCATTGGTGATTATTCTCTTGACTTGGATAGTTGCTAAAGGAGTACGTCATGCCGGTCTGGTGTGGGCAGAAAAAACCGAAGGCGATCGGAGTGCGGAAATTCTGATTGGTCGCCTATGCTATGGGGGCGTCTGGATCATCGGTGCAGTAATTGCCCTGACTATTTTGGGGCTAGACTTTGCGACTTTGCTAGGAACCCTTGGACTAACCAGTGTGGCCATTGGTTTTAGCTTGAAAGATATTTTAAGCAATTACATTTCCGGGGTTATTTTGTTAGCGGCTAGACCTTTTCGCATTCAGGATCAGATTGTGGTGGGAGACTACGAAGGCACTGTGGTGCAGATTCAACTCCGGGCCACAACAATGCGTACCTATGATGGCCGTTTAGTTTATATTCCTAATCAGGTAGTGTTTCAAAGTAGCATTATTAATAACACCGCTTCTCCCATACGTCGCAGTGATGTGATGGTTGGGGTGGATTATGACAGTGATTTAAACCAAGTTAAAAACTTGATTAAGGAAGCTTTGATACCCTTAGAAGGCATTCAATTGGAGCCAGCCCCGATGGTTTTAGTGCATGAATTGGCAGCCAGTACAATTAACTTAAAAGTTCGCTTCTGGGTTGATTCCCGTCAACAATCATTTTTGCAGGTAACCTCTACTGTTACCCAGGCTGTTAAGGAAAAATTGGCCTCTGCCCAGATTGAAATGCCTACGGAAATTTACACAATTATGTTGCGAGAATCAGAAGATTCATTGTCTCCATTGGGGTTAACTGCCACTGAATAA
- a CDS encoding LysR family transcriptional regulator, giving the protein MRLEQLQAFLKVAELGSFQQAALQSEVTQSTISRQIQGLESALKCQLFHRGAQAKLTVAGELFLRRARKICQEWDVASEEISSLFQGKQTELCVAAIHSVCVSSLPSLLPKFCLGHPHIQLRVTALGSDRALKVLQDGLVDVAIIMSHRSLTNTKELAIKPLYEEQICILMAGDHPLTAKKFITWKDLGPYPQVIFKDGYRMRRLVEDEFSRREIPLNVSLELNIPEAFYGVVQGSEMIALMPQSLVKPVIDNPSFSVRYLFCPESGDRQDFRRQVSVVTTVDRLQMPPVAEFFNLVVDHYHSAPLTLN; this is encoded by the coding sequence ATGCGACTAGAACAGTTACAGGCTTTTTTAAAAGTTGCAGAACTAGGCAGTTTTCAACAAGCGGCATTACAATCGGAAGTGACCCAATCTACCATTAGTAGGCAAATCCAGGGTTTGGAATCTGCCCTAAAGTGCCAATTATTTCACCGGGGAGCCCAAGCAAAACTAACGGTGGCAGGGGAATTATTTCTACGACGGGCAAGGAAAATTTGTCAAGAATGGGATGTGGCTAGCGAGGAAATCAGTAGCCTTTTTCAAGGCAAACAAACGGAATTATGTGTGGCAGCGATCCACTCAGTTTGTGTTTCTTCCCTGCCTAGTTTATTGCCCAAATTCTGCCTAGGGCACCCCCATATTCAACTGCGGGTGACGGCCCTGGGGAGTGACCGAGCTTTGAAAGTTTTACAAGATGGTTTGGTGGATGTGGCCATTATCATGAGCCATCGCAGTTTAACTAATACTAAGGAGTTGGCCATTAAACCCCTCTATGAGGAGCAAATTTGTATTTTGATGGCGGGAGACCATCCCCTAACGGCAAAAAAATTCATCACTTGGAAAGATTTGGGCCCCTATCCCCAGGTTATTTTTAAAGACGGTTACCGAATGCGACGGCTGGTGGAGGATGAATTTAGTCGCCGGGAAATTCCCCTTAACGTTAGTTTGGAACTAAATATTCCCGAAGCCTTTTATGGGGTGGTACAGGGGAGCGAAATGATTGCCCTAATGCCCCAGTCTTTGGTCAAGCCGGTGATTGATAATCCCAGTTTTTCTGTGCGCTATTTATTTTGCCCAGAGTCTGGCGATCGCCAAGATTTTCGACGACAGGTGTCGGTGGTGACCACGGTGGATCGCCTGCAAATGCCCCCCGTGGCCGAATTTTTCAATTTAGTAGTGGACCATTACCACTCGGCACCCCTAACGCTGAACTGA
- a CDS encoding DUF2358 domain-containing protein, protein MLPPTMERPKMTSEDSILTILQRDYANFPWQQTLSIYDADVYFQDPLTRFRGLARYEKMIQFLARWFQAINLQLHDIAQVDQEIITRWTLSWTTPLPWKPRIAISGRSELTLNKAGLIISHIDYWDCSPWDVVKQHFQ, encoded by the coding sequence ATGTTACCGCCGACAATGGAAAGGCCCAAAATGACCTCCGAAGATAGCATTCTGACCATTCTGCAACGGGACTATGCCAATTTTCCCTGGCAACAGACCCTGAGCATTTACGATGCCGACGTTTATTTCCAAGACCCCTTGACTAGGTTTCGGGGCCTGGCTCGGTACGAAAAAATGATCCAATTCCTGGCCCGTTGGTTTCAGGCGATCAATCTACAACTCCATGACATTGCCCAGGTAGACCAAGAAATTATCACCCGTTGGACCTTGAGTTGGACTACCCCCCTGCCCTGGAAACCGAGAATTGCTATCAGCGGCCGCAGTGAGTTGACCCTGAACAAAGCTGGGTTAATTATCTCCCACATTGATTATTGGGACTGTTCCCCCTGGGATGTGGTGAAACAACATTTTCAATAA
- the pgsA gene encoding CDP-diacylglycerol--glycerol-3-phosphate 3-phosphatidyltransferase, protein MNVPNWVTVSRLLALPLLFLCLPTPDAENRWWGVGIFLLAASTDWLDGYLARRLNQVTELGKFLDPLVDKLMVLGPLLILLTWQMVPAWAVGLILARELVVAGWRVNPQLASQGAITGANVWGKAKTATQIMAIALLLAPLPEIYGQIGMAIFWIAVVLTLISGAIYLFPPINNKVEAS, encoded by the coding sequence ATGAATGTACCTAATTGGGTAACCGTCTCCCGTTTATTGGCCTTACCCTTACTATTTCTGTGTTTACCAACTCCAGATGCAGAAAACCGTTGGTGGGGAGTAGGTATTTTTTTGCTGGCCGCCAGCACCGATTGGTTGGATGGTTACCTGGCCCGTCGGTTAAACCAGGTGACGGAGTTGGGCAAATTTCTTGATCCGTTGGTGGATAAATTAATGGTGTTGGGGCCGTTGCTAATTCTCTTAACTTGGCAAATGGTACCGGCCTGGGCAGTGGGCTTAATTTTAGCCAGGGAGTTAGTCGTTGCCGGTTGGCGGGTTAATCCCCAGTTAGCTAGTCAGGGAGCAATTACTGGGGCCAATGTCTGGGGTAAGGCGAAAACCGCTACCCAAATAATGGCGATCGCCTTATTGTTAGCGCCTTTGCCAGAAATTTATGGCCAAATTGGTATGGCCATCTTCTGGATAGCAGTGGTTTTAACACTCATTTCCGGGGCAATCTACCTGTTTCCCCCGATAAACAACAAAGTCGAGGCTAGCTAA
- a CDS encoding chromophore lyase CpcT/CpeT, whose product MSHSTDLSALARWMAADFSNQAQAFENPPFYAHIRVAIRPLDQAKFGDRLLFLEQAYDFMLQRPYRLRVLKLKAVEDHIEIENFKVKDEEKFYGAARDLAKLAQLSPDDLEPMNGCDMIVEWTGTSFKGEVQPGRQCLVMRDGKETYLENSFEVSETGLVSLDRGYDPETNERVWGSVAGAFHFVRWQSFADEVSF is encoded by the coding sequence ATGTCCCATTCCACCGATCTTTCTGCCCTGGCCCGTTGGATGGCGGCCGACTTTAGCAACCAGGCCCAAGCCTTTGAAAATCCTCCCTTCTACGCTCACATCCGGGTGGCCATTCGTCCCCTCGACCAAGCAAAATTTGGCGATCGCCTTTTGTTTTTAGAACAGGCCTATGACTTTATGCTCCAGAGACCCTATCGCCTCAGGGTTTTGAAGTTAAAGGCGGTGGAAGATCATATTGAAATTGAAAACTTTAAGGTCAAAGACGAAGAAAAATTTTACGGCGCAGCTAGGGATTTGGCCAAACTGGCCCAGCTCAGCCCCGACGATCTGGAGCCCATGAATGGCTGTGACATGATTGTGGAATGGACTGGCACCAGTTTTAAAGGTGAAGTGCAACCGGGGCGTCAATGCCTTGTGATGCGGGACGGCAAAGAAACATATCTGGAAAATAGTTTTGAGGTGAGCGAAACAGGATTAGTTAGCCTCGACCGGGGTTACGACCCAGAAACTAATGAACGAGTTTGGGGCTCTGTGGCCGGTGCGTTTCATTTTGTCCGGTGGCAAAGCTTTGCCGATGAAGTTAGTTTTTAG
- the pgk gene encoding phosphoglycerate kinase — protein MSKQSIANLTEADLAGKRVFVRVDFNVPLDNGSITDDTRIRAALPTIKDLLSKGAKVILGSHFGRPKGKVVDSMRLTPVGDRLAELLGQPVVKCDDCIGAEVTAKIASLPNGGVALLENLRFHAGEEGNDAEFAKALAANADLYVNDAFGTAHRAHASTEGVTHFLSPNIAGYLIEKELQFLQGAIEAPKRPLVAIVGGSKVSSKIGVIETLLDKCDKLIIGGGMIFTFYKAQGLSTGKSLVEEDKLELAKSLMAKAKEKGVEFLLPTDVVVADNFAPDANTQTVSVNAIPDGWMGLDIGPDSVKTFQDALAGCGTVIWNGPMGVFEFDKFAAGTEAIARSLAELTASGTVTIIGGGDSVAAVEKVGVAEKMSHISTGGGASLELLEGKVLPGIAALDDR, from the coding sequence TTGTCCAAGCAATCGATCGCCAATTTAACGGAGGCAGACCTCGCAGGGAAACGGGTTTTTGTCCGGGTAGATTTTAACGTGCCCCTGGATAATGGCAGTATTACCGACGACACCAGGATTCGGGCGGCCTTACCCACCATCAAAGACCTGTTGAGCAAAGGCGCCAAAGTTATTTTGGGCAGTCATTTTGGCCGTCCCAAGGGCAAAGTGGTGGACAGCATGCGCCTGACCCCCGTTGGCGATCGCCTAGCAGAACTATTGGGACAACCGGTGGTTAAATGCGACGATTGCATTGGCGCTGAAGTTACGGCCAAGATTGCTAGCTTGCCCAATGGCGGTGTGGCCCTGTTGGAAAATCTCCGTTTCCATGCCGGGGAAGAAGGTAACGATGCCGAATTTGCCAAAGCCTTAGCGGCCAACGCTGACCTTTACGTCAATGATGCCTTTGGTACCGCCCACCGGGCCCATGCTTCCACTGAAGGAGTCACCCATTTCCTCAGTCCCAACATTGCTGGTTACTTAATCGAAAAAGAATTACAGTTTCTGCAGGGAGCGATCGAAGCCCCCAAACGTCCCCTGGTGGCTATCGTCGGTGGTTCCAAGGTGTCCAGTAAAATTGGCGTCATTGAAACGCTGTTGGATAAGTGCGACAAGCTGATTATCGGCGGCGGCATGATTTTCACCTTCTACAAAGCCCAAGGTTTGAGCACCGGCAAATCCCTGGTGGAAGAAGATAAATTGGAGCTGGCCAAATCTCTCATGGCCAAAGCCAAGGAAAAAGGGGTGGAATTTCTTTTACCCACCGACGTGGTGGTAGCCGACAATTTTGCCCCCGATGCCAATACCCAAACTGTCAGTGTCAATGCCATTCCCGATGGTTGGATGGGTCTGGATATTGGTCCTGATTCCGTCAAAACCTTTCAGGATGCCCTAGCGGGTTGCGGCACCGTCATCTGGAACGGTCCTATGGGGGTATTTGAATTTGATAAATTTGCCGCAGGCACCGAGGCGATCGCCCGGAGCTTGGCCGAATTAACCGCCAGCGGTACCGTTACCATCATTGGTGGTGGGGATTCCGTAGCTGCGGTAGAAAAAGTGGGAGTGGCCGAAAAAATGAGCCACATTTCCACCGGTGGTGGCGCTAGCCTGGAATTACTAGAAGGTAAAGTTCTGCCCGGAATTGCTGCTTTAGATGACCGATAA
- the alaS gene encoding alanine--tRNA ligase, which yields MTTIPPVLSGPAIREQFLRFFADRQHQILPSASLVPEDPTVLLTIAGMLPFKPIFLGQKPAEFPRATTSQKCIRTNDIENVGRTARHHTFFEMLGNFSFGDYFKSQAIAWAWELSTQVFQLPSEQLVVSVFEEDDEAFAIWRDEIGIPAHRIQRMGADDNFWVSGPTGPCGPCSEIYYDFHPELGDEKLDLEDDSRFIEFYNLVFMQYNRDNTGNLTPLEKKNIDTGMGLERMAQILQKVPNNYETDLIFPIIQTAAKIAGIDYGQADEKTKVSLKVIGDHVRAVVHMIADGISASNLGRGYVLRRLIRRVVRHGRLLGMEGEFTTKVAATAIDLAQPVYPNVLERKTLIAQELQREEAAFLKTLERGEKLLADLMAGGVKEIAGVDAFTLYDTFGFPLELTQEIAEEQGITVDVEGFEIAMQEQQERSKAAHETIDLTVQESLDKLANHIHPTEFLGYTDLQSSAVVKAVLVAGALVKQGKAGQTVQIVLDQTPFYGESGGQIGDKGFLNGDNLLIRIEDVKRESGIFIHFGRVERGIVQVGTNITATIDRACRRRAQANHTATHLLQSALKKVVDENISQAGSLVDFNRLRFDFNSPRAVTTEELKQIEDLINQWIAEAHQTEVAVMPIADAKAKGAIAMFGEKYGAEVRVIDVPGVSLELCGGTHVANTAEIGLFKIVAETGIAAGVRRIEAVAGPSVLDYLNVREAVVKELGDRLKAKPEEIPDRVNQLQQELKANQKQLEALKQELALQKSEQLLAQAQTVGEFKILVADLGTVDGESLKTAAERLQQKLGESAVVLASIPEPGKVSLVAAFSPQLVKTKQLKAGQFIGVIAKICGGGGGGRPNLAQAGGRDPSKLPEALAMAEQTLLAELS from the coding sequence ATGACCACCATCCCGCCCGTCCTCAGCGGCCCCGCCATTCGTGAGCAATTTTTGCGCTTCTTTGCCGATCGCCAGCATCAAATTTTGCCCAGTGCATCCCTGGTGCCGGAGGACCCCACCGTGTTGTTAACCATTGCGGGGATGTTGCCATTTAAACCAATCTTTTTAGGACAAAAGCCAGCGGAGTTTCCCCGAGCCACCACTTCCCAAAAATGTATCCGCACCAACGATATTGAAAACGTGGGCCGCACCGCCCGTCACCATACTTTCTTCGAAATGTTGGGCAATTTCAGTTTTGGTGATTACTTTAAATCCCAGGCGATCGCCTGGGCCTGGGAATTATCCACCCAAGTATTTCAACTGCCCTCGGAACAGTTAGTGGTCAGTGTGTTTGAAGAAGATGACGAAGCCTTTGCGATTTGGCGGGATGAAATTGGTATTCCTGCCCACCGCATTCAACGTATGGGAGCGGATGACAACTTTTGGGTTTCTGGCCCCACTGGACCCTGTGGCCCTTGCTCGGAAATTTACTATGATTTTCATCCGGAATTGGGGGATGAGAAACTAGATTTGGAAGATGATAGCCGGTTTATCGAGTTTTATAACTTGGTATTTATGCAGTACAATCGGGATAATACGGGCAATTTAACACCCCTGGAGAAGAAAAATATTGACACGGGCATGGGCTTAGAAAGAATGGCTCAAATTTTACAAAAAGTGCCTAATAATTACGAAACAGATCTGATTTTTCCCATTATTCAAACAGCGGCCAAGATAGCGGGGATTGATTATGGCCAAGCTGATGAAAAAACGAAAGTTTCCCTCAAAGTAATTGGGGACCATGTCCGCGCCGTAGTCCACATGATTGCTGACGGTATTAGTGCTTCTAATTTAGGACGGGGTTATGTACTCAGAAGGCTGATCCGTCGAGTGGTGCGCCACGGTCGTTTGTTGGGTATGGAAGGGGAATTTACCACCAAAGTAGCGGCCACTGCCATTGACCTGGCCCAGCCGGTTTATCCTAATGTGTTGGAAAGGAAAACCTTGATTGCCCAAGAGTTACAGCGGGAAGAGGCGGCCTTTTTGAAAACCCTAGAACGGGGGGAAAAGTTACTGGCAGATTTGATGGCCGGAGGGGTCAAGGAAATTGCTGGAGTAGATGCTTTCACTTTGTACGACACCTTTGGTTTTCCGTTGGAATTAACCCAGGAAATTGCTGAAGAACAGGGCATCACTGTGGACGTGGAGGGGTTTGAAATAGCCATGCAGGAACAACAGGAACGTTCCAAAGCGGCCCATGAGACCATTGATTTAACGGTGCAGGAAAGTTTGGATAAATTGGCTAACCATATCCATCCGACGGAATTTTTAGGCTACACCGATTTACAAAGTTCAGCAGTGGTCAAGGCGGTATTGGTGGCGGGGGCATTGGTAAAACAAGGGAAAGCGGGACAAACCGTGCAAATCGTACTGGATCAAACTCCTTTCTATGGGGAATCAGGCGGTCAAATTGGCGATAAGGGTTTCCTCAACGGCGATAATTTGCTCATTCGCATTGAAGATGTGAAACGGGAATCGGGTATTTTTATTCACTTTGGTCGGGTAGAACGAGGTATAGTTCAAGTTGGCACAAACATCACCGCCACCATTGACCGAGCCTGCCGCCGTCGGGCCCAGGCAAACCACACCGCCACCCATCTACTACAATCGGCCCTGAAAAAAGTAGTGGATGAAAATATTTCCCAAGCCGGTTCTTTGGTGGATTTTAACCGTTTGCGTTTTGATTTCAACTCGCCCCGGGCCGTGACAACCGAAGAGTTAAAGCAAATTGAAGATTTAATCAATCAATGGATTGCCGAAGCCCATCAAACTGAGGTAGCAGTAATGCCGATCGCCGATGCCAAGGCCAAAGGGGCGATCGCCATGTTTGGGGAAAAGTACGGTGCTGAAGTGCGGGTGATTGATGTGCCGGGGGTTTCCTTGGAACTGTGTGGCGGTACCCATGTGGCCAATACAGCGGAAATTGGTTTATTCAAAATAGTGGCGGAAACGGGCATTGCTGCCGGGGTCAGGCGCATTGAAGCGGTGGCGGGGCCGTCGGTGTTGGATTACCTCAATGTCCGGGAAGCGGTGGTCAAAGAACTTGGCGATCGCCTCAAAGCTAAACCGGAGGAAATTCCCGACCGGGTTAACCAACTACAACAGGAATTAAAAGCTAACCAAAAGCAGTTGGAAGCCCTGAAGCAAGAGTTGGCTTTGCAAAAATCCGAACAGTTATTAGCCCAAGCCCAAACCGTGGGCGAGTTTAAAATTCTGGTGGCGGATCTGGGCACTGTGGACGGGGAATCCCTCAAAACTGCGGCGGAACGGTTGCAACAAAAACTGGGGGAAAGTGCCGTAGTGCTGGCCTCCATTCCCGAACCAGGGAAAGTTAGTTTGGTGGCGGCCTTTAGTCCCCAATTGGTGAAAACTAAACAACTTAAAGCGGGACAATTTATCGGTGTTATTGCCAAAATTTGTGGCGGGGGCGGGGGCGGTCGTCCTAATCTGGCCCAGGCCGGGGGACGAGATCCGAGTAAGTTGCCGGAAGCCTTGGCCATGGCGGAACAAACATTGTTGGCCGAACTTAGTTAG
- a CDS encoding CPBP family intramembrane glutamic endopeptidase — protein sequence MKITVFLTGWLVLWYPIALVLGHKLAWQPWQAVTPEQKLPLVLSLYLVSPLPIWAVTQLDSQSLQDYGLSFTPDQLLSLAIAVGVAVFGLGLTLAVQGKIGLLQWHREKLWDLVKLSPLFLLLALAIALVEELIFRGIFQNQLQQDLPVWATAMAISAIFAMLHLLWERRLTVYQLPGLWLLGMVLVWARLVDGGNLALAWGLHGGWVFALAACDVTGLITYPSPAGNLWVGKANQPLAGLAGIGCLLLTALAIGLFPHIFSLWPGV from the coding sequence TTGAAAATTACTGTTTTTCTGACTGGCTGGCTAGTGCTGTGGTATCCCATTGCCCTGGTGCTGGGGCATAAACTAGCTTGGCAACCCTGGCAGGCTGTCACTCCGGAGCAAAAGCTCCCTTTGGTGTTATCTCTTTACCTGGTTTCCCCCCTACCCATCTGGGCGGTAACCCAATTAGATAGCCAATCCCTCCAGGATTATGGATTATCCTTTACCCCCGACCAGTTACTTTCTTTGGCGATCGCCGTGGGGGTGGCGGTGTTCGGTTTGGGCTTAACTTTGGCGGTGCAGGGCAAAATTGGTCTGCTGCAATGGCACAGGGAAAAACTATGGGATTTGGTTAAACTTTCTCCCCTATTTCTACTCTTGGCCCTGGCGATCGCCTTGGTGGAAGAGCTAATTTTTCGGGGCATTTTCCAAAATCAATTGCAACAGGATTTACCAGTTTGGGCAACGGCAATGGCAATCAGCGCTATTTTTGCCATGCTTCATCTGCTCTGGGAACGACGTTTAACAGTCTATCAATTGCCTGGACTATGGTTATTGGGCATGGTACTGGTGTGGGCCCGTTTAGTGGATGGCGGTAATCTGGCCCTGGCTTGGGGATTGCACGGGGGGTGGGTCTTTGCCTTGGCGGCCTGCGATGTCACCGGTTTAATCACCTATCCTTCTCCCGCTGGTAACCTTTGGGTGGGAAAGGCCAATCAACCCCTGGCGGGGCTAGCCGGTATTGGTTGTTTACTGCTTACTGCCCTGGCGATCGGGCTATTTCCCCACATTTTCTCCCTTTGGCCTGGGGTTTAA